The sequence TCAGACTCCGTACTCCAACGAGTACATTAAAGTCGACAACCAGCTCTTCCAGCTGCACATCTGGACCGCCGGCAGCTCCATCGTAACACCCTTTCCGTTGCTTCACTTAATATTTCTGCCGTTGGCGTCGGTCTGACTTGTCTCCTGTGGACCTCAGACTCAGAACGTGTCAGCGGACACCTCCCTGGAGGTCGGCATggagctcctccagcagcatgCCGAGTACCACGTGAAGGTGCGAGCGATCCCTGAACACGGGCTGCAGGGTTCCTGGAGCGAGTGGAGTGAAACGTTCACTTTCTTCACTCCGGCTGGTGAGAAACAGCCGAACACGTTCTGCTCCTTTAAAACGCAGAAGAGAATACTGACCTGTTTTTAACTCCGCCCCCTTCGTCTCCAGACCTCCAGAAAAAGACGGATGAAAGACGAGAGACCAACAAACTCATCGTGGTTCTCCTCATTTTGGTGGCGGTGCCTTCGAGTGTCATTTTCTTCTGCAAAAACAAGTACGACGTCTCGGACTCCAGAGAATCAGTGTTTAGAGTGTCACGTATTTAAACTTCTTTTCTGTTTCCTCCACAGAATATTTTCGTACATGTGGCCGAGCATCCcccaccccaaacacacactggtGCACATCTGCAAGACCAACAAAGTGAGTCTTTTTACTTTGACACTATTTCAAACGTTCAACAACGGTAAAGGGACGGCGCCCTCTAGTGGCAGGAATCATAGGAATCAGGAATCATAGGGATCATAGGGATCAGGAATCAGGAATCATAGTGATCAGGAATCATAGGAATCAGGAATCATAGGGATCATAGGGATCAGGAATCATAGGAATCATAGTGATCAGGAATCATAGTGATCAGGAATCATAGGAATCAGGAATCATAGGGATCATAGGGATCAGGAATCAGGAATCATAGTGATCAGGAATCATAGGAATCAGGAATCATAGGAATCAGGAATCATAGGGATCATAGGGATCAGGAATCAGGAATCATAGTGATCAGGAATCATAGGAATCAGGAATCATAGGGATCAGGAATCAGGAATCATAGGAATCATAGTGATCAGGAATCATAGTGATCAGGAATCATAGTGATCAGGAATCATAGGAATCAGGAATCATAGGGATCAGGAATCATAGGGATCAGGAATCATAAAAATCATAGTGATCAGGAATCATAGGGATCAGGAATCATAGGAATCAGGAATCATAGGGATCAGGAATCAGGAATCATAGGAATCAGGAATCATAGGGATCAGGAATCATAGGAATCAGGAATCATAGGGATCAGGAATCATAGGGATCAGGAATCATAGGAATCAGGAATCATAGGAATCAGGAATCATCAGGAATCAGGAATCATAGGAATCATAGGGATCAGGAATCAGGAACGTGCACTAACCTGCAATGACATGCACGGACATGAACTAGCGTGCACTAAAATGTACTGACGTGCACTAACCGCAGACAGTAGACATTACTCCTCTGGATCTTTACATAGATCATAGTTATTGATGAGATATTAATGATGTTGTATAGCTCAGACGTGGTCCTGCTGATCACAAAGCCCGTCTCTGTGTTGAGGGCAGCGCCCGTTattctatattctatattctgTATTCTActcatcaccatgaatgtcATCTTGTTTCCAGGGCCTGTTATTAAACTTCAAGCCGGAGGAGTTCAACGCTCTCAAAGTGGAGAAAACGGAGGAAATGAAGCCTCCGATCGCTGCTGAGGCTGCTGGCTCCACCCAGTCCACTCCTTCCTGCTCCACCCAGTTCACCCAGTCCACTCCTTCCTgctccacccagtccacccagttcactccttcctgctccacccagtccacccagtccactccttcctgctccacccagtccacccagttcactccttcctgctccacccagtccacccagtccactcCTTCCTGCTCaacccagtccacccagtccactccttcctgctccacccagtccacccagtccactccttcctgctccacccagtccacccagttcactccttcctgctccacccagtccacccagtccactcCTTCCTGCTCAACCCAGTCCACCCAGTTCACTCCTTCCTGCTCaacccagtccacccagtccactcCTTCCTGCTCCACCCAGAGCTCCGCTAGCGTCAGCACGGAGAGCTCCACCCTGCTGAGCAGGAGGTCCTCCGACGGAGAGGACAGCCTCCAGAGCTCCGGTCCATCCCCCGTCGAGGGCCTCTGGCTCGGGGGGAGAGCCCGCACTCCTCGGCCTGAATGCAGCAGTGGAGCGAACGAGGCCGAGGCTTATGTCACCATGTCCAGTTTCTGTCAGATCAAGTAGGTCGCAGGAGGAGCCGTTCATTGTGTTCATCAAGCGTACATTCAgaacagggaggtcatgacctCACATGAACTTTTTTACCTGGAGATTCCTTTCAAAATATGCGCAGCAGAAATGTGGTaaatatcttttattattatgtctGCAAGTCAAAGTGGAGCATTTTGACTTGAGACCAGAATGTAACATGTAGCCGTTTGCTAATTATGGGCTAGAGGTTTTGAAATGTAGCTCGTTGTGTATTCTGTGGCTTTTAATGCGATACGATTATAGCACGTATATTTCCATCATACTCATACTTTGTATACTGACACACCTCCTCATGGTGTTGCTGGAGGAACCTCAggagaccaaaccagagttCCTGCACGTTCTACTACGAATCACAGAAAACCACCTCCCAGACAGCCTGGAAGGTCACGTACAGGAAGCTTCTGATTCAGATGGGTGACAAATAAAAGTTCATCAACATCTGAAGCGAGTTAGTAAAGTGTTGTTCCACCACACATTTCCAGAACTTCAGTTCCCGTCGTCATAGATTCTCCCAGCTTTCAACCTTCTAAAAGACCTCTGACAACCTCCTCAAGAACCACAAgaaccagttgagaaccactgccccagactagttgagaaccactgccccagactagttgagaaccactgatccagactagttgagaaccactggtccagaccagttgagaaccactgatccagaccagttgagaaccactggtccagaccagttgagaaccactgatccagaccagtggagaaccactgctccagaccagtggagaaacactgccccagaccagtggagaaccactgccccagaccagtggagaaccactgatccaaaccagtggagaaccactgatccagactagttgagaaccactgatccagaccagttgagaaccactgatccagactagttgagaaccactggtccagaccagtggagaaccactgccccagaccagttgagaaccactgatccagaccagttgagaaccactggtccagaccagtggagaaccactgccccagaccagtggagaaccactgatccagaccagtggagaaccactgatccaaaccacatctgtcacatgttcttagcagctctTTATTTGTTGACCAACTGTGACCAAAatgctttgaacaaagttaatgtaataacgtgtGTTTGATCTTTATACAGTACCGGTAATCtgggttataataaatataattaaattaaatggatttatgttataatattagagaaatgtgcttatatatatttatacatttatataaatgcatgtacaatatttgtacactcgaataaacaataatcaaatgcaaagattataaatatatatatatatactgtatatatatatatatgtagcatgatgctgatgtggtgAAAATGTTGACCCCCCTGATCTAAAGGATGCCTTCAACCTTCTAACGGACACTTAAACTGCCTGAGTGGACACCAGAATCACAGATGGAACTCGTCCTTAGTGACCACAAAGACTTCATACGACAATCACCAGAGTGTTTCCAGGGTTACTCTGTTTGATTGGATTGTTTTACAAGCAAATAAAAAGCTGAATCCATTTCAGACGATAGCCGTTGGGTTCCAGATCACATTTCCTCTCTTGTGCTCAAAGCCTGCTCCAACATGATTGGTTAAAACTAGCCCTATTACAGAAAGATTCCGATACCAACATCTTGTACGGTTTCCTACAGATTCTGCAAATGTATAAAGAAATTATAAACAACCTCAAGGACCACCGACTCAAATCACTTTTTAATCCGCTAAGGACCCCCAAAAGGGTTACATCAACCCTCTGAAGGACTTCTAGAACCTCCTTGGTTAAAGTAAACCCTGACCTAGACAGTCTGGGTCGCGTATTGTTCCTCCAACAGCCTCCAGAACAGTTTCAGAACATGTGCGTttattctgtttctctttcatttGTCACCTGTCTGAATATCGATCTGTGCTAAAACATCCATAAACACCAGGGAGTAAGCTGCTCGTATCTAAAGCTGTTGGTCGTTCATCAACAGGCTCTTCTTGCTCCGCCCACATTCAGGTGGGACGTGACCCCACAACATAATGCCTCTTAATATATCGGACTCAACCTACACCTCGTGTTTCCAACGGCTGAGATGAATACACAGAATGTACGCTTTACTTTCTCAGAAATCTGTAATATTTATCCAGATAAACTGTATAC is a genomic window of Cyclopterus lumpus isolate fCycLum1 chromosome 12, fCycLum1.pri, whole genome shotgun sequence containing:
- the il7r gene encoding interleukin-7 receptor subunit alpha, whose amino-acid sequence is MLLSCCIAALLLLPAGTRPQSGDGAVEPRIRCSSHLLTTGSSLSCKLVGGWSDDEDDEDEDGEADAVVNMAVCFYDFNQNEAKCLEASGDTVTHLNPVFHFNVTVHLKTGGRVTATVDLKTIVRPRSPQVNNVSFDQVAQRAVIRFQTPYSNEYIKVDNQLFQLHIWTAGSSITQNVSADTSLEVGMELLQQHAEYHVKVRAIPEHGLQGSWSEWSETFTFFTPADLQKKTDERRETNKLIVVLLILVAVPSSVIFFCKNKIFSYMWPSIPHPKHTLVHICKTNKGLLLNFKPEEFNALKVEKTEEMKPPIAAEAAGSTQSTPSCSTQFTQSTPSCSTQSTQFTPSCSTQSTQSTPSCSTQSTQFTPSCSTQSTQSTPSCSTQSTQSTPSCSTQSTQSTPSCSTQSTQFTPSCSTQSTQSTPSCSTQSTQFTPSCSTQSTQSTPSCSTQSSASVSTESSTLLSRRSSDGEDSLQSSGPSPVEGLWLGGRARTPRPECSSGANEAEAYVTMSSFCQIK